The Macrobrachium nipponense isolate FS-2020 chromosome 24, ASM1510439v2, whole genome shotgun sequence genome segment GAACTTTTAATTTTATCAGTCTGGGAGCAGAACACTAATGAATTCTTTCTCTTTTTGCAGGATCACGTGAGAGAGATCAAAACAGAGTTAGAGGTGATATAGAACAGCCTCCAAGCGCacacaaagaaaagaaagttttAGAAAAATTACCAGCAATTACTTTTGCATCACCAGCAAcaacgtcgtcgtcgtcgtcacaTCTTGAGACTCGCCCTCAAAGCTTCCCACAATGCATCTTGAAATTCAAGTCGCACTTAACTTTGTTATCTCCTACATGTACAACAAACTGCCAAGGCGACGAGTCAACATATTTGGTGAGGAGCTGGAAAAAGCACTCAAGGAGAAATTTGAGGGCCACTGGTACCCTGACAAGCCAATGAAAGGATCAGCTTACCGCTGCCTTAAAACAGGGGACCCCATTGACCCTGTTTTGGAAAAGGCAGCCAGAGAAGCTGGAATGGAGGTAAGAGAAATCAAGGATAACCTTCCAGAGGATCTTGCAGTCTGGGTAGACCCTGGTGAGGTCTCTTACAGGATTGGAGAGAAAGGTCAGATCAAAGTTCTCTATTCAGAGGCAGCAGAATCTGCAacacaggaggagaacctcgacAAAGAGGTGACCAAAACCTTCAACCCAGAGGCACAGTGCTTTAAACCCATTGATAACCTGAGTTCGTCCCTTAGCAATGTGTCGATCAGCCCAAAGTCGACGTCCCCATATTCTGCCAGTTCGCCCACGCCGCCCTTCAAACAGAGGGAAGCCTCGCCTATCAACGCCTTCCTTAACAAGAGCTCCGCCCCTCTTACCTTTACAACTGCGACATTTGCCCAGACAAAATTCGGGTCCACAAAGTTAAAGACAAGTACCAAACGAGCAAACCGTATGTCACCTACAGAGTTCTCACACTACATCAAGCAACGCCAGATGATTCAGCAGCAACAACATgtacaacagcagcagcagcaacaacaacaacaggcagTGGCTGTAGCGACGGCAGGGTTCGGTAGCCAGTTCCCACCGTCCAGGCCTCGTTCTCTCAGCCCCAACCCTCCAATGGAGCCCCAAGGTGTGTATTTCCCTGGTGGTGCCCCTGGTGGTGGAGCATATAACCCTTGGGGTCGCGGAATGTTTGAGCAGGGCTTCACCTCACCGTCCTTCATCACTGACCTGCTACCAGCCACAAGCCAACAGGCGCCTGGACCCAAATTCCCACCAATGTACGAGCAGCTCAGTGGCGGGATGATGGGTGGTGCTGCCCCTGGAGCAGCTTCCATGGGTACGGCGGGTGAAAAGGCAAATGCACTAAGCGAAGGTGTGATGGGCGTGTACCCAGCCTCTCAGTACCAGCACCTGTTAGTTGCCAACTAGAGGATGGGCGGGGCAGCCGCAGCACCAGCAGCCTTCCCGTTGTCTCCCTGACCCGCCACTGAACAAAATCAAAAGGTGTCGTCTCTTAATGGACTTGAGTGTGCCCCAGCAGGAGAACGGGCGGGCGTGTGGGCGTCGTGTGGGCGGGGCAGCTGGCTGCTGGCCGCCGCCGCCCCCACCACCGCACCAGCAGATCTGACACCACCTGCCAATATCCTTCACCTTTTATAATTTTGTACTGCCTCAGGTATAGACGCTTTTGGTTTatagaataataaagaatatGCCCATATTACATATAGAACAATGCAGAGCTGCCCAAGGGTTATATATCGGACTATGGTCATTGAAAGGTTGACTTTTTCAAAGCCGATGGTTGTGAATCTGTACATAGGTTATGTTTGAAAGAACAATATGAGGGTTCCTGTATTGTAGAAGTGCTCGAGATTGTTCACACTTGTTGTAAGCATGGATAAGATTACATTGTTGTACAATATGTActctttattatcattaacaaatatggcatatatttttcttacttgtaCAACTTAACTAACCGGTACGGTTTCTCTTAAGGTACGAAAActaaataattttgtgataagATGTGTGATAGAAGAATGCAGTAGCGGTCCAGTACAAATACACACCCAGTCTTGTTGCCCCTATTCAAAGGAAAAAGGTTCTGCGGAGGGACGCTAATGCTAAATTCATCAAACACGACAACCCCATCATTACCACCTGATTATGAACAGCCAATGAATACCTAAATAACCATTTTTACTTCTACAATACCTCTATAAATACTCTTCTTGCTTTTAGGGGGTAGACCTTTCCAAGTTTTACAAATTTTAAGTCTTCATAATAATGTATGTCCCAAAGAACAAAGTTTAAAGCCAAGATGTCACTAAGTGACATCCTGGTGAGCACTTAGATGACACCAAAGTGGCATCAAGGTGATTACACTAAGGTGACAAGATGGGCACGAGGTAAATATATAGAGAAGGAATGAGTGATGACTGCTTGCCGATTGCCGAGTGGAAAAGAAAGAGATAAGTTGGGATgtgagagatgagcgagagaaggagcaagagaaggggagagagcgCAAGATGAAAAAGAGATAATATATAGAACTGGTGATGGTTTGGAGGGTCTTTGACGATAGTGTTGAATATTTTGCTGTTACATGTTTTATCTCATATCGACGGTAGATGAGACTAGATAAAGTAGATACATAGTAGATGATAACTCGCTGGGCCATGTCGCGTCCACGAGAAATTTTATATTGAATGTTATGTGTTAgttttcagaagtttttggtgATTGTGTGAATGATGGTTAATATTTTGGTAAGATTTCTACCAGGTGTAGCATAACCCATTCTGTCTGCAAAGATCCTTTTAAAACTCACCTTACCTATTGTTGTGTAGTTTTGGATTGGTACGTTTACAAGTGTCTCGTTAGGCTGGGAAATGCTGTCACTCAGCCATAAACCATTTAACCAGACCAGAGCTACTTCTCTTcatggaaatgaaaacaaatatttgtgTGGATATGAGCGCAGCAGGAGTCTTAAGGTCTGATGCCAGGGTTTAAGACTTTCTTGAATTCAAGGTCTTAACTGAAATGGAATAAATTTAGTGATGAGTTGACATACTATCATGTTAATGTCAATTTTCAATTACAAGGTGATGCCAGTGATACAAGATATTACTCTGCAATTTGAAAGAGTCAGAAAGTtaaaacaattttgaaatattttaatgtgAAGGACCTTACTGAGTCTCAAAGGTCTTAGCTAGGCCAAGGCCTTAACACTGACTGACTCTGCTGTTAGTTGCCCTATGGGTTACTGAGCGCTCCTAAGACATCATCATCTAATGGGAAGggcaaaaattaaatttataaaaatgtcaatgaCCAACAAAAATTTCTATTTGATTTTTGTTCATTGTTCTATCAATGATGATGATCATtaacttttgtaattagaatatgCGCTTGGGGTTCCTAAGAGCTTCTATTGTTCTCAGCTTAAGTTTGGCATTAGACACAAATACTGCAATGGCACAGTAGTACTTCCTTTGTGTAAAATATGGATAGACACTAAGAACCATTAACCTGTGAGCAATGAGTAGACTATTAGAGGTTATGGTCAATTTGATAACTCTTATTAATTTAATTGTACCTAATATAGTGGGTTTTGTATTGCTAAGAACATCTGTTGCCAGTCAATATTTGTGTCTGTTTGTGTAAGCACGAGAGCTTGGCAGTAAAAGCTTTTGGAGAACATGGATCTAGTTGAAAAACTCTCAGAGTGAGCTTAAAAAGATCTATGCCTCTTCTATCGGCCATTCAAATTCTGTATGTAGTTTTGGAATCACTGAAACATTGGTCCTGGAACACCCAATGAATGTGGATGGGCAGTGATGAGATGGAGACATGGAAATTTTTAAGTCCATCAGATGTTAACTATACTTGCATCTCAAATTATTATGCAGCCCATTCctgtttcatatatgaatttgtcattattatattgtcTTTCTAGTCACAAAGTTACTACTATTTTTCTAAACCGTGACGCCATATATTCCTGCTTGCCGGGATAAAACAGGCAGTCTgcaagtataatataatatattcatttttataatttcttatgtttttattattgtgaaagaATTAATAAATGTGTAGTTTGCAAATTTacttttttgatttatttaagttGACATCATTATGACCTTCTACCCATTACTGTTCTCTGTTGCTGGAAATTCTGAGACCACACTTTGATCTTCAAAAGTGAAATAATTGACACCTGTGTCATTTGTTAGGTAAGCTATTCAAAGGCCAGTTATTTAATGTATCACAGTGACTTTAACTTGAGTAAATTACTAACGCTATTGGATATgtgacataaaagaaagaaattagcaAAAACAATGCCTGCTCGTTATATGGTTTTCCAGGTAACAATTATGGAGACTTACTAAAGGTACATTCAGGTCATCTTAGCAGTAAAAATCAATTCAATTATTCAACGATAGAGCCTGAAAATTGCAATTTATAATGTTGTCAAACAGTGGTTTAATTGCTAACAAAGATAACGCTTAAGGTAGACGACTGACAATGCTGAGAATGACTGTATGGTTAAGTGTTGTCTCAGATCCCAGCTGTAATTAAAGAAATTTCATGTATGTTGAAGAAGCCCATTGTGGTAGAGAATTTTAAGCTTGTACCATTCAGCAAATCGCCCCTACCAAATCTTTTTAATCATTCGTCAGCCTGTCATCTCAAAGGTGACTGGTTGAACGGGTGTTCTATAAGGACGAGGTTTGGATTCCGTGAGAAGCTAATGGTACACTGCTTTTGAGGTGGTCACCAAGAAGCCAGTGGGGGGCAGGCATTTGCTAAAATGAACGTAATACTGACTTATTGAATTCAACATAGCTCTATTAACAGTTA includes the following:
- the LOC135205504 gene encoding protein Tob1-like, giving the protein MHLEIQVALNFVISYMYNKLPRRRVNIFGEELEKALKEKFEGHWYPDKPMKGSAYRCLKTGDPIDPVLEKAAREAGMEVREIKDNLPEDLAVWVDPGEVSYRIGEKGQIKVLYSEAAESATQEENLDKEVTKTFNPEAQCFKPIDNLSSSLSNVSISPKSTSPYSASSPTPPFKQREASPINAFLNKSSAPLTFTTATFAQTKFGSTKLKTSTKRANRMSPTEFSHYIKQRQMIQQQQHVQQQQQQQQQQAVAVATAGFGSQFPPSRPRSLSPNPPMEPQGVYFPGGAPGGGAYNPWGRGMFEQGFTSPSFITDLLPATSQQAPGPKFPPMYEQLSGGMMGGAAPGAASMGTAGEKANALSEGVMGVYPASQYQHLLVAN